CCGATAGCTGGGCCGGAACTGCGGACTGGTCCGAGCTGATCGCGCTGGAGCAGGTAGGCCGCGCGCCGCCGCCCGCGTGGTTTGCGCTGCACTTCGTCGCGCCGACGACGTTTCGCTCGAATGGGCGCAATATCCCGCTGCCGCTGCCCGAACTGGTGTTTGGCTCGCTCGTCGAGCGCTGGAACGGCAGCGCGCCGATCCCGCTACCAGCGGACATCCGCCGGTTTGCTGCCGAGCATCTGGTGATCGGCACGTACCAGCTTCAGTCCGAGCGAGTCGCTGCCTTCGAGGGCGGCGAGACGGCGTTCACCGGGCGCTGCACGTATGTCCCGACCAACCACGATCGGTATTATCTGCACTGCTGCGCGGCGCTGCTGCGGCTCGCGTTTTTTAGTGGCGTCGGCGCGAAGACCAGTATGGGCTTTGGCGCGGTGCGTGGTGAGGCTGCGCCCCGACGCGGATCTGGGCCACAACCCTAACCCGCACGAGCAGCAGGGTCTTGGAGCGCTCGATCACGTGTTTGCGCCGCCCCTGTCCTTCCATGGGTGCCACCACTCCCGGCCCCGATCTTC
This region of Herpetosiphonaceae bacterium genomic DNA includes:
- the cas6 gene encoding CRISPR-associated endoribonuclease Cas6; the encoded protein is MPTALVLTLRPSAPATVAPYLGRAAHAAFLRALGARDQAFARRLHDSGALKPFATSDLLGASRGPQGRMVAPDRTYGMRWSAISPELDECLRDWAATPPTEFDLDGTLFRVEAATIDPVADSWAGTADWSELIALEQVGRAPPPAWFALHFVAPTTFRSNGRNIPLPLPELVFGSLVERWNGSAPIPLPADIRRFAAEHLVIGTYQLQSERVAAFEGGETAFTGRCTYVPTNHDRYYLHCCAALLRLAFFSGVGAKTSMGFGAVRGEAAPRRGSGPQP